A window of Primulina tabacum isolate GXHZ01 chromosome 4, ASM2559414v2, whole genome shotgun sequence contains these coding sequences:
- the LOC142543306 gene encoding WRKY transcription factor 71-like — translation MEEKKELEPEIKSENSLLSAAFSDQSAMIHETSFSLPNSALFDISSAVHHQKSSLGFIDFASFQDFSNPSYMFDDLMLQSIAAPPCLIPLQSSQVPLPEYSEVVNTPATPNSSSISSSSTEAAPANEDSKRAETVEEEDQDQQRDQDKIKKQLKLKKKNQKRPREPRFAFMTKSEIDHLDDGYRWRKYGQKAVKNSPFPRSYYRCTSTSCGVKKRVERSSEDPTIVVTTYEGTHIHPCPITPRGSFGILPETTAFGGVGGGGICSAAASHFMTPRMFQNYRHQQQQQEQQHQTQPYFSNLSPLTVRTSFTSSSITNHSLPLAPIIQERPPFCPSSFSLARDHGLLQDMLPSQMLKEPKGE, via the exons AtggaagaaaagaaagaattaGAGCCTGAAATCAAATCAGAGAATTCACTCCTAAGCGCAGCATTTTCAGATCAGTCCGCCATGATTCATGAGACGAGCTTTTCACTGCCAAACAGCGCCTTGTTCGacatatcatcagctgttcatcATCAGAAAAGCTCGCTGGGGTTCATAGACTTCGCCAGCTTCCAAGATTTTAGCAACCCTTCTTACATGTTCGATGATTTGATGCTTCAGAGTATTGCGGCCCCCCCTTGTTTGATCCCGCTGCAGTCGTCGCAGGTGCCGCTGCCGGAATATTCTGAGGTGGTCAACACTCCGGCTACGCCAAATTCGTCTTCGATATCCTCGTCTTCAACGGAGGCAGCACCGGCAAATGAAGATTCGAAGAGGGCTGAAACTGTTGAAGAAGAAGATCAAGACCAACAGCGAGATCAAGATAAGATTAAGAAACA ACTGAAACTCAAAAAGAAGAACCAAAAAAGGCCAAGAGAACCGAGATTTGCGTTCATGACAAAGAGTGAAATCGATCACTTGGATGATGGCTATAGATGGAGAAAGTATGGTCAGAAAGCTGTGAAAAACAGCCCTTTTCCAAG GAGCTACTACCGCTGCACAAGTACATCTTGCGGTGTGAaaaaaagagttgaaagatcgtCTGAGGATCCGACCATTGTAGTCACAACATATGAAGGTACACACATACATCCCTGCCCCATAACGCCCCGTGGCAGCTTTGGGATTCTGCCGGAGACCACCGCTTTTGGCGGTGTTGGTGGCGGCGGAATTTGTAGTGCTGCTGCATCCCATTTCATGACACCGCGAATGTTTCAGAACTATCGGCATCAGCAGCAGCAACAAGAACAACAACATCAGACACAACCCTATTTCAGTAACTTGTCTCCATTAACAGTACGTACGAGTTTCACCAGTAGCAGTATTACTAATCATTCGTTACCTCTTGCTCCCATTATTCAAGAAAGACCACCCTTTTGCCCCTCTTCCTTTTCTTTGGCTAGAGACCATGGCCTTCTTCAAGATATGTTACCTTCCCAAATGCTAAAGGAGCCAAAGGGGGAGTAG